AACTTTAGTTATGAGCATTTACATGATGTTTAGTCGATACGGTGATATCAGGCTCGGCCATCAGAACGAGAAGCCGGAGTATAACCTAGTATCTTGGATTGGCATGCTGTTTTCAGCCGGTATCGGTATTGGATTGCTCTATTGGGGTACGGCTGAGCCGTTATATCATTTCATGGCGCCACCATTAGGAGAGGCTGAAACGATCGCTGCTGCTAAGCAGGCAATGAACATCTCGTTCTTGCATTATGGTCTACATGTATGGGCTCTCTACGGAATGGTCGCTTTGTCATTGGCTTATTTTCATTATCGTCGCGGCCTACCACTGGCCATTCGCTCGACACTATACCCAATATTAGGTAAAAAAATCTACGGCCCATGGGGTCATACAGTCGATACTTTAGCCGTATTTGGTACCATGTTTGGGGTAGTAACCACCTTGGGTCTTGGGGTATTACAGATTAACTCAGGCCTCGAGACTTTATTTGGTATTCCCAATAATATTACTGTACAGATTATTTTGATTGCCTTTATCACTATGCTAGCAGCGCTATCTTTGTTTATGGGGCTTGATAAAGGCATTAAGCGCCTAAGTGATATTAATATCTTTTTAACCATCGTGCTACTAAGCTTTGTGATTATTTTAGGGCCTACCCAGTTTATCTTTAACAGCTTTGTCGAAAATATCGGTAACTATTTACATCAGGTTATCCCGTTAGGTCTCTGGACTGAGTCTTACGATGGTAAAGATAATTGGCAGTCATCATGGACGACTTTCTATTGGGCATGGTGGATTAGCTGGTCGCCATTCGTTGGGGTGTTCATTGCGCGTATCTCTCGTGGCCGTACTATTCGCGAGTTTATATTAGGCGTATTATTGATCCCTATTACTATTCTGTTTTTATGGTTTACAGCCTTTGGTGGCGCAGCGGTACACATGGAAATGCTAGCGGCTGCTGATCCCAGTATGGTTAGTCCTGGTCTTATCGAAGCGGTACAAGCAGATTATGGTAGTGCGATCTTTAAGTTAATGGAGTCCTATCCCTTTGCACAACCTGTGACGCTACTGATCATCGTAATGATTGTACTGTGGTTTGTGACCTCGTCAGATTCGGCTAGCTTTGTCATCGATATGTTGACCTCTGGTGGGGATACTAACCCACCGAAGATTCAACGTCTATTTTGGGCAGGAACTGAAGGCGTTATTGCTGCGGTATTATTGGCAGCAGGGGGCTTAGGTGCACTACAAGCGGCCTCTATTGTCTCGGGCTTCCCGTTTGCTATTGTGATCGTGGTGATGATGTATGCGCTACTACGTGGCTTAAGTCGCGATCGTTTGATTCTGTATCGCAACCAGCAATGGTTCACTACTGAGGAATCTGCAGAGCATAACTCAGCCAATGAATTCCGTGATGAGCATTTATTAGAAGGCCCACCAAAAATTAATGAGCCCAATAAGTAACCGTTCTAAAAACGGCTAAAAATTAGTGTTAATAATAAAAAACCCAGCTTGTCACTAAGCTGGGTTTTTTATCTTGGCTCGGCTAGGAAATATGCCAGCAGTGTGTTATGTATCGATATTACTTTTCATTGACTGTAGTTAATATTCTAGAAAGTTATGACTGAAAGCATGGGATGCACTGGTAAGCTTGTCAGGTTATGAGCACTCTCCCTTAACATAACCACTCGCTTCCGGAGTGCCACACGCTGAGCAGGCGTTACCTGCAGTACGATAATTTATCTCTGATTTGGTTTTAATAGTGACGCAGACAGGATCGTATTGCATGGTACACAGGTTATTTTTAGGATTAAAAGATGGGCACTGAGTGAAGTCGACTGCGTTAGACGCTTCATTATTAGTATTGGCAGAGTAAGGTGATTGCAGAGGAGTGGTATCGGGAGCGGGGATATTGACTATACCAGTACAGCCCGCCAAAGCCATCGTTATTGACAATCCCAATATTGATAGCCATGATCGGGA
The sequence above is a segment of the Psychrobacter sp. PL19 genome. Coding sequences within it:
- a CDS encoding BCCT family transporter, which encodes MDHVKVGRLGPFPRVSKPVFLSSTILIVAFIIFGAFFNDLASEVFGQAKAFISLRFGWFFIVVVNLTLVMSIYMMFSRYGDIRLGHQNEKPEYNLVSWIGMLFSAGIGIGLLYWGTAEPLYHFMAPPLGEAETIAAAKQAMNISFLHYGLHVWALYGMVALSLAYFHYRRGLPLAIRSTLYPILGKKIYGPWGHTVDTLAVFGTMFGVVTTLGLGVLQINSGLETLFGIPNNITVQIILIAFITMLAALSLFMGLDKGIKRLSDINIFLTIVLLSFVIILGPTQFIFNSFVENIGNYLHQVIPLGLWTESYDGKDNWQSSWTTFYWAWWISWSPFVGVFIARISRGRTIREFILGVLLIPITILFLWFTAFGGAAVHMEMLAAADPSMVSPGLIEAVQADYGSAIFKLMESYPFAQPVTLLIIVMIVLWFVTSSDSASFVIDMLTSGGDTNPPKIQRLFWAGTEGVIAAVLLAAGGLGALQAASIVSGFPFAIVIVVMMYALLRGLSRDRLILYRNQQWFTTEESAEHNSANEFRDEHLLEGPPKINEPNK